In Chitinispirillum alkaliphilum, the following are encoded in one genomic region:
- a CDS encoding N-acetylneuraminate synthase — MGVISLGSKLVGAGHPVFVIAEVGINHQGDIDIAKKLIKEAKNCGADAVKFQKRSISRILTREGLEMPYENSNSFGKTYGEHKRALELDETDYVELKRFCAQNEILFCASGWDEESIDFLDSIDVPFFKMASADLTNLPLLEHTAKKDKPVILSTGMACLEDVRNAYVTVGKHNDKIAILQCTSTYPSKFSEINLNVLHTFKKEFPDAVIGFSGHELGIAIPPVAVGLGACIIEKHFTLDRTMKGGDHAASLEPQGFAKMVRDIHHVTEAMGSFEKGIQDSEYPIFKKLTKSIVSACELCKDDVITADMLTTKGPGTGISPTRMEAVIGKRVAKLIPADSVIKEEDILW; from the coding sequence ATGGGAGTTATCAGTTTAGGATCAAAGCTTGTCGGTGCAGGGCATCCCGTTTTTGTTATAGCAGAGGTGGGTATAAATCACCAGGGTGATATTGACATCGCCAAAAAACTGATAAAAGAGGCAAAAAACTGTGGTGCGGATGCGGTAAAGTTTCAAAAAAGAAGCATCAGCAGAATCCTCACCAGAGAAGGACTTGAGATGCCCTATGAAAACTCAAACAGTTTTGGCAAAACATATGGGGAACATAAAAGGGCTCTTGAACTGGATGAAACTGATTATGTCGAGCTTAAAAGATTTTGCGCACAGAATGAGATTCTGTTCTGTGCTTCGGGATGGGATGAGGAGAGTATAGATTTTCTGGACAGCATAGATGTACCTTTCTTCAAAATGGCTTCTGCCGACCTCACCAATCTTCCGCTTTTGGAGCATACAGCAAAAAAGGACAAACCGGTGATCCTCTCAACCGGAATGGCGTGCCTTGAAGATGTGAGAAATGCCTATGTTACGGTTGGAAAACATAATGATAAGATCGCGATTTTACAATGTACATCAACCTACCCGTCAAAATTCAGTGAGATAAATCTTAATGTACTGCATACCTTCAAAAAAGAGTTTCCCGATGCGGTGATTGGGTTTTCGGGTCATGAGCTGGGTATCGCAATCCCTCCAGTTGCTGTTGGGCTGGGTGCCTGCATAATCGAAAAACACTTTACACTTGACAGGACGATGAAAGGCGGCGATCATGCCGCCTCACTTGAACCACAGGGGTTTGCCAAGATGGTTCGTGATATTCACCATGTGACAGAAGCAATGGGATCCTTTGAAAAAGGTATCCAGGATTCCGAATATCCAATCTTTAAAAAGTTAACAAAAAGCATTGTTTCTGCCTGTGAACTTTGTAAAGACGATGTAATTACAGCTGATATGCTCACCACCAAAGGACCGGGCACAGGCATTTCGCCTACCAGAATGGAGGCTGTAATCGGCAAACGTGTGGCAAAGCTGATTCCTGCCGACAGTGTCATTAAAGAGGAAGATATTCTATGGTAG
- a CDS encoding Leucine-rich repeat containing protein: MGYKSLVVLISFLWAICLAQESDFSKDSTIVDLILNINSVEVQDFSSLTDTVGGRITGLHLDSLGIEIIPEEIQRLEHLRLLRLNHNNLSVLPGEIGNLRFLRELRLDNNSLDSLPPSFENLRELRTLYLNGNNFTSLPEILNTIPLLTELSITHNQISYIGSGTPPMPMIKYIYLDHNNLDSLPSWFFDHDSLRVLSLKNNELTHLCANISNAQKLQTVKVSGNLINFLPESIGELANLQYLYVSENMLTSLPASIGELSNLRWFYADKNQLAQIPQELSALSRLEILSLSGNGITTVPESIGELSALLVLNLSHNNLASFPGAISNLCGLKVLWLAHNSLSSLPESITGLRELGQLNQSGEGGGLDLSGNMLCHQPEQIVEWANLFDPQWKKSQKCEDISDSKD; encoded by the coding sequence ATGGGTTATAAAAGTCTGGTTGTCCTGATTTCTTTTCTCTGGGCAATTTGCCTTGCGCAGGAAAGTGACTTTTCCAAGGATTCCACAATTGTCGATTTAATACTGAATATCAACTCTGTCGAAGTGCAGGATTTCAGCAGTCTCACAGATACTGTGGGTGGCAGGATTACAGGCCTGCATTTGGACTCTCTGGGTATTGAGATTATACCTGAAGAAATACAACGTCTCGAACATCTGCGGCTGCTCAGACTAAATCACAACAATCTTTCTGTACTGCCCGGTGAGATAGGAAATCTGAGATTTCTAAGAGAACTGCGTCTTGACAATAACAGTCTCGACTCTCTGCCCCCCTCTTTTGAGAACTTAAGGGAGCTAAGAACACTGTATCTCAATGGCAACAATTTCACCTCATTACCGGAAATCCTCAACACCATACCGCTGTTGACAGAGCTCTCGATCACCCACAATCAGATAAGTTATATCGGCTCAGGCACGCCCCCTATGCCCATGATCAAATATATCTATCTTGATCACAACAACCTTGATTCTCTCCCATCATGGTTTTTTGACCACGACAGTCTCAGAGTTCTCTCCCTTAAAAACAATGAGCTTACCCACCTTTGCGCCAACATCAGTAATGCTCAAAAACTTCAAACAGTTAAGGTTTCTGGGAACCTGATAAATTTTCTGCCGGAGTCTATTGGCGAGCTTGCCAACCTTCAATACCTCTATGTCTCAGAAAACATGCTTACCTCACTTCCCGCTTCCATTGGTGAGCTTTCGAACCTGCGCTGGTTTTATGCAGATAAAAACCAACTGGCACAGATTCCCCAAGAGCTTTCAGCCTTGTCACGACTCGAGATTTTATCACTCTCGGGCAACGGAATCACAACTGTTCCCGAATCTATCGGTGAACTTTCAGCTCTCCTTGTTTTAAATCTCAGCCACAACAACCTTGCCTCTTTCCCCGGTGCGATTTCAAATCTTTGCGGCCTGAAAGTGTTATGGCTGGCACACAACTCCCTTTCATCACTGCCCGAATCAATAACAGGGCTAAGGGAACTTGGCCAGCTGAATCAATCGGGTGAAGGCGGGGGCTTAGACCTCTCGGGCAACATGTTATGCCACCAACCCGAACAGATAGTGGAGTGGGCAAACCTGTTTGACCCACAATGGAAAAAAAGCCAGAAGTGTGAAGATATTTCAGACTCAAAAGATTAA
- a CDS encoding N-Acetylneuraminate cytidylyltransferase, translating into MKIVAIIPARGGSKGVPGKNIRQFAGKPLVVHSIEQALSVSLIENVFVSTDDEEIAEISQNAGASIIKRPAELSGDSATSESAIGHAISQMISEGIDPDIIVFLQATSPLRPEDGIAQALKKFISFEYDSLLSLSPTHRFFWKLREDEAIAQYDYLNRPRRQDIKDDDRQYVENGSLYIFKKETFLKTGNRLGGRIGYTIFEEEYSYEIDTETDFTVLEKLAQEMWKSGRLTVIT; encoded by the coding sequence ATGAAAATTGTTGCAATAATTCCGGCAAGGGGAGGCAGTAAAGGTGTTCCCGGAAAGAACATCAGACAGTTTGCAGGCAAACCTCTTGTGGTTCACTCAATTGAGCAGGCCCTCTCGGTCTCTCTGATTGAAAATGTATTTGTTTCAACCGATGATGAAGAGATTGCCGAAATCTCCCAAAACGCAGGGGCTTCAATCATTAAAAGACCTGCCGAGCTCTCAGGGGACAGTGCTACTTCGGAAAGTGCAATCGGGCATGCAATCTCTCAGATGATCTCTGAAGGTATTGATCCGGATATAATTGTGTTTCTTCAGGCCACCAGTCCGCTGCGCCCTGAAGACGGGATTGCTCAGGCCCTTAAAAAATTCATCTCTTTTGAGTACGACTCACTTCTTAGCCTTTCGCCGACTCACAGATTTTTCTGGAAACTGAGAGAAGATGAGGCAATTGCGCAATATGATTATCTCAATCGCCCCAGACGTCAGGATATAAAGGACGACGATCGGCAATATGTGGAAAACGGTTCTCTGTACATCTTCAAAAAGGAAACTTTTCTGAAAACTGGCAACAGGCTTGGGGGAAGGATCGGGTACACGATATTTGAAGAAGAGTACAGCTATGAAATCGATACAGAAACAGATTTCACCGTGCTGGAAAAGCTGGCACAGGAAATGTGGAAATCGGGTAGGCTGACAGTTATTACCTGA
- a CDS encoding 3-deoxy-D-manno-octulosonate 8-phosphate phosphatase: MVDQAFENKAKKIKLVATDIDGVWTDGTMYYSPQGEAMKAFSTYDGMAVAMLRKAGLEVAILTGENSATVKARAEKLKIPHLFLGEQNKAQRLQELCTQFKIDISEVAYIGDDINDTEVLEMVGLSALACNSPILDNLKPDYVTRRKGGQGAFRDFVDCILKAKTVGVNNYSTV; the protein is encoded by the coding sequence ATGGTAGATCAGGCATTTGAAAACAAGGCTAAAAAGATCAAACTTGTCGCCACTGATATCGATGGTGTTTGGACCGACGGAACGATGTATTATTCTCCCCAGGGCGAAGCGATGAAAGCGTTTTCCACCTATGATGGGATGGCGGTTGCGATGCTGAGAAAAGCAGGGCTGGAAGTTGCGATCCTTACGGGTGAAAATTCTGCCACAGTGAAAGCCAGAGCTGAAAAGCTTAAAATACCCCACCTTTTCCTTGGTGAACAGAACAAGGCTCAAAGACTTCAGGAGTTATGCACTCAGTTCAAAATTGATATCTCAGAGGTTGCCTATATAGGGGATGATATCAATGATACAGAAGTTTTGGAAATGGTAGGGCTCTCAGCACTTGCATGCAATAGTCCTATTCTGGACAATTTAAAACCCGATTATGTGACCAGAAGAAAGGGCGGGCAGGGTGCTTTCAGAGATTTTGTTGATTGTATTCTCAAGGCCAAAACTGTTGGAGTGAATAATTATAGTACTGTTTGA
- a CDS encoding glycine cleavage system aminomethyltransferase T, producing the protein MKRTILYPKHISLNAKMVPFGGYEMPIQYDGILKEHKAARTDSALFDTCHMGELIIEGENSVKDLESILSCGVASISKGACRYGFICNEQGGIIDDQILYRLDELKFMMVVNASTQQTDYEWIKSHCSAETKLKDISLETAKIDIQGPASAKLVSSILSLPIDSLRFYRFGHNYFKGEEVLISRTGYTGEIGFEIYCKNDSATAIWDNLISLGAVPAGLGARDTLRLEMGFPLYGHELRDDINAAESGFSRAVSSQKQFIGSEAIRNKENHKNTLVGIRLKEKRAAREGDEIEIDGVIRGFVTSGSYAPSLGCAVALGYVENPYCKPGTQLFLRGKKLNAEGIITELPFYKDGTARADLKSYL; encoded by the coding sequence ATGAAAAGAACCATTCTCTACCCAAAACATATCTCCCTGAATGCAAAGATGGTCCCCTTTGGCGGGTATGAAATGCCTATTCAGTATGACGGGATCCTTAAAGAGCACAAGGCTGCCAGAACAGATAGTGCACTATTTGATACCTGCCATATGGGCGAGCTGATAATTGAAGGGGAAAATTCGGTTAAAGATCTCGAGAGTATTTTAAGCTGCGGTGTAGCTTCAATCTCAAAGGGTGCCTGCCGCTACGGATTTATATGCAACGAACAGGGCGGAATCATAGACGATCAGATTTTATACAGATTAGATGAACTGAAGTTTATGATGGTGGTAAATGCATCAACTCAGCAAACTGACTATGAATGGATTAAGTCTCATTGTTCAGCAGAAACAAAACTGAAAGATATTTCACTGGAAACTGCAAAAATAGATATTCAGGGCCCGGCCTCTGCAAAACTGGTGTCCTCAATCTTAAGCCTTCCTATAGATTCACTGAGATTTTACCGGTTCGGGCACAATTATTTCAAGGGTGAAGAAGTTCTCATCAGCCGCACAGGGTATACAGGTGAAATTGGGTTTGAAATTTATTGCAAAAACGACTCAGCCACTGCAATCTGGGACAATTTAATCAGTCTTGGGGCGGTTCCTGCTGGACTGGGGGCACGCGATACACTGAGGCTTGAGATGGGTTTTCCATTGTACGGTCACGAACTCAGAGATGATATAAATGCAGCAGAAAGTGGATTCTCAAGGGCGGTCTCCTCTCAGAAACAGTTTATCGGTTCTGAAGCGATCCGGAATAAAGAGAACCACAAAAATACACTTGTGGGTATCAGGCTTAAAGAGAAGCGGGCTGCAAGAGAAGGGGATGAGATAGAGATTGATGGTGTGATCAGGGGGTTTGTTACAAGTGGAAGTTACGCTCCGTCACTTGGATGTGCTGTAGCACTTGGGTATGTAGAAAACCCATACTGCAAGCCAGGTACTCAACTGTTCTTACGCGGAAAAAAATTAAATGCTGAAGGAATTATAACAGAACTTCCTTTCTATAAGGATGGAACTGCACGAGCGGATCTAAAATCATATCTATAA
- a CDS encoding Ribosomal large subunit pseudouridine synthase A, with protein MIFKSSVAVDVKQKNIIDYLSGRFTYHDENEWANRVRLGKVSVNGSLSSESDVVNGSDIVAYDAGEFEEPEADLNYSIVYEDEWILGVNKPGNLLVHRAGKSFRNNLIYQLRNMHNPSFPDSHAVHRLDRETSGVILVAKNSEIMSCFSDSFRVGSVEKIYRAVCLGRVPQEISFIDKPICKDKFAPVRHKFKVDETGKSAVTEVLKIRHFQDTASLLTLKPITGRTHQIRVHLASIGHPVIGDKLYSLSDEKYLRWLDNPKNLPEELQTPRQALHCESLRFTHPFTGRETEISAPMTDDMNDLIGKHLPHSETMPHII; from the coding sequence ATGATCTTCAAATCCTCTGTTGCTGTTGATGTAAAGCAGAAAAACATCATCGATTACCTCTCTGGCAGATTCACCTATCATGACGAAAATGAATGGGCTAACAGGGTCCGTCTCGGTAAAGTAAGTGTGAATGGTTCACTCTCTTCTGAATCGGATGTTGTTAACGGTTCTGATATCGTGGCGTATGATGCGGGAGAGTTTGAGGAACCTGAAGCTGACTTGAACTATAGCATAGTGTATGAGGATGAATGGATTCTTGGTGTAAACAAGCCAGGAAACCTCCTTGTCCACCGTGCAGGTAAGTCTTTCAGAAATAACCTCATCTACCAATTGCGCAATATGCATAACCCCTCATTCCCTGATTCTCATGCCGTGCACAGACTTGACAGAGAAACATCAGGTGTCATTCTTGTAGCAAAAAACAGTGAGATTATGAGCTGTTTTTCAGACAGCTTCAGAGTGGGAAGTGTGGAGAAAATTTACAGAGCGGTTTGTCTGGGGAGAGTGCCCCAGGAAATCAGTTTTATCGATAAACCTATCTGTAAAGACAAGTTTGCTCCGGTGCGGCACAAATTCAAGGTTGATGAAACCGGTAAATCAGCAGTAACGGAGGTACTAAAAATCAGGCATTTTCAGGATACCGCTTCATTACTGACACTCAAACCAATTACCGGAAGAACACATCAGATACGCGTTCATCTGGCTTCCATAGGACATCCGGTGATCGGGGATAAACTCTACAGCTTATCGGATGAAAAATATCTGCGCTGGTTGGATAACCCCAAAAACCTTCCTGAAGAGCTGCAGACACCCCGCCAGGCTCTTCATTGTGAGTCGCTGAGATTCACCCATCCTTTTACGGGTCGGGAAACGGAGATCTCTGCACCCATGACGGATGACATGAACGATCTTATTGGAAAGCATTTGCCTCATTCAGAAACTATGCCTCACATTATTTAG
- a CDS encoding DNA internalization-related competence protein ComEC/Rec2, whose product MNSMKALFPGAVYWSHLPCIIASGAFCFGILTATRLTQFEFSNRLYTHFFILATVSTIISGILTKSSGLRFFLFFVAGLSHYTQTDMRHNFFRRELEHSMRYSSYTEVSGKVRGRITERFGNSYFAFKIENSNDPQLTELLRGKRVRGIYSGEDIKTSGTYIFSGEFSLPGKGEFPFGFNESAYLRNQGLWGNLIIQTVHHSEESEPSFTSGLFQLIRSRSHEIFGSAGDSEVNSIFHAAFLGERDKLTERVRSGFRKAGIFHLLSISGFHAGLLFGAGYAVLALFGLKKKYCMALSTGFLWLYLFFIGFIPSLFRATVMVSCIGGATFSQKKNHTLQALGLAALVWLIWSPYSLFSPGFQLSFAATSGILLLSPILSRILKPEFTNRYINFIGKSILSSFSVSISAFLFTAPVLAYHFGTISLFGILFNIPAIVIMSGAMWSLFAGLLTGMFYVPLATPFVFVSRYMLELLLLLSEFSHFFDYSELTLPAPKWHTIVSFYLFLTGLCAIRKKSVATFFLIGSASLTILFTLLGMIPDRGHGEFVRITRGSSTINGVLWPDNSVWLFGFGEPYELRQMFRTRVRPWFHHRSNPKLSLLIFHEEAEFAAHQIMHTSEQFPHLLTAPAQPNSPVLNENWNYHKINLPLMFCSGKGYSTHISSKDVQFISPSSRLTIPLLYNGNVTFSEDGEKWISIREDTIITLENF is encoded by the coding sequence GTGAACAGTATGAAAGCTCTGTTTCCAGGTGCTGTCTACTGGTCTCATCTACCCTGCATCATTGCCTCTGGTGCATTTTGCTTTGGCATACTTACGGCCACCCGCCTGACTCAGTTTGAATTCAGTAATAGATTGTACACCCATTTTTTCATTTTGGCAACTGTTTCAACGATTATTTCAGGCATTTTAACCAAAAGCTCAGGTCTGAGATTTTTTTTATTTTTTGTCGCCGGGCTTTCACACTACACTCAAACAGATATGCGCCACAACTTCTTCCGCCGGGAACTTGAACACTCAATGCGGTATTCTTCTTACACAGAGGTTTCCGGCAAGGTAAGGGGAAGAATCACAGAACGTTTCGGTAACTCCTATTTCGCTTTCAAAATTGAAAACAGCAATGACCCTCAGTTAACAGAACTGCTCAGAGGAAAAAGAGTGCGTGGTATTTATTCCGGGGAGGACATAAAAACCTCCGGTACCTATATCTTCAGCGGTGAGTTTTCGCTACCGGGAAAAGGTGAGTTTCCATTCGGTTTCAACGAGTCCGCATATCTAAGGAACCAGGGGTTATGGGGAAATCTAATTATACAAACAGTGCATCATAGCGAGGAGTCAGAACCATCATTCACAAGCGGTTTATTCCAGCTAATCCGCAGCAGAAGTCATGAGATATTTGGCTCAGCCGGAGATAGCGAGGTGAATTCGATTTTCCATGCAGCTTTTCTTGGAGAAAGGGATAAGCTGACAGAAAGGGTCAGATCAGGATTCAGAAAAGCCGGGATATTTCACCTTCTTTCTATCTCAGGATTTCACGCCGGATTACTCTTTGGAGCAGGTTATGCAGTGCTGGCATTATTTGGTTTGAAGAAAAAGTACTGTATGGCATTGTCTACAGGGTTTCTCTGGCTCTATCTGTTTTTTATTGGTTTTATTCCCTCTCTTTTCAGGGCAACAGTTATGGTAAGCTGTATTGGAGGTGCAACGTTTTCGCAGAAGAAAAACCATACTCTTCAGGCTCTGGGATTGGCTGCTCTGGTTTGGCTTATCTGGTCTCCCTATTCTCTTTTTTCTCCAGGTTTCCAGTTATCGTTTGCCGCAACATCAGGAATACTTTTGCTAAGCCCTATCCTGAGCCGCATTTTGAAACCGGAGTTCACCAACAGATACATAAATTTTATCGGTAAATCTATCTTATCATCCTTTTCTGTTTCAATCTCGGCATTTCTTTTTACAGCCCCGGTGCTTGCCTATCATTTTGGCACTATTTCTCTATTTGGAATTCTGTTCAATATTCCGGCAATTGTGATCATGTCGGGAGCTATGTGGTCGCTTTTCGCAGGTCTGCTTACCGGAATGTTTTATGTACCACTGGCAACACCATTTGTCTTTGTATCCCGCTACATGCTTGAACTACTCTTGCTGCTCAGCGAGTTTTCTCATTTTTTTGACTATAGTGAACTGACTCTGCCTGCGCCAAAATGGCACACAATAGTTTCTTTCTACCTTTTTCTAACAGGACTCTGTGCAATCAGAAAGAAGAGTGTGGCGACTTTTTTCCTGATCGGTTCCGCCTCACTCACAATTCTGTTTACGCTCCTGGGTATGATACCAGACAGGGGTCATGGGGAATTTGTTCGCATTACAAGGGGTTCAAGCACGATCAATGGGGTTTTGTGGCCCGATAACAGCGTGTGGCTATTTGGTTTTGGTGAACCTTATGAACTTCGGCAGATGTTCAGAACCAGAGTCAGACCCTGGTTTCACCACAGGAGTAACCCAAAGTTGTCTCTTCTTATTTTCCATGAGGAGGCGGAATTTGCCGCTCATCAGATCATGCATACTTCAGAACAATTCCCCCACCTTCTGACAGCTCCCGCACAACCGAACTCTCCGGTTTTAAATGAAAACTGGAATTACCACAAAATCAATTTACCCCTGATGTTTTGTAGTGGAAAGGGATACTCAACCCACATCAGCTCAAAGGATGTTCAGTTTATATCACCCTCCTCAAGGCTTACAATCCCTCTTCTCTATAATGGAAATGTCACATTTTCTGAAGACGGGGAAAAATGGATCAGTATCAGGGAGGATACAATTATTACCCTTGAAAATTTCTGA
- a CDS encoding DNA-binding response regulator, with product MKENSQYLILLVDDEPEIRHMIHDFLTEVEGYSVISASSGEDALELLEKHSVDLILSDINMPAMKGFDLLKRVREKFPKIKRVLITAYNVEDYLELAMHHDIGNIFVKNAPFNFGELSRLLSNLLAENIFGIERYFCPNTPIHRFIIKKSTKLDLDSKKIVSLINDPRREKKLELVLIELLTNAIFYGVRNEPPDAKELWDHRFELSEELAVEVLVGADDEKYIIAVKDKGGRLKKRDVLYWLNRQIALDDSGVPLGLFDSHGRGLFIARRYIDRLIINIDKDKQTEVVMFNYINSTYDGHKPLYINEI from the coding sequence ATGAAAGAAAACAGCCAATATCTGATACTTTTAGTCGATGATGAACCCGAAATCCGGCATATGATTCATGATTTCCTCACCGAGGTTGAAGGGTATTCTGTTATCAGTGCAAGCAGTGGTGAAGATGCTTTGGAACTACTTGAAAAACATTCTGTGGATCTGATCCTTTCAGATATAAATATGCCTGCCATGAAAGGGTTTGATCTGCTTAAAAGGGTTCGTGAAAAGTTCCCTAAGATCAAGCGGGTGCTGATAACAGCGTATAATGTTGAGGATTATCTGGAACTTGCAATGCATCACGACATAGGCAACATTTTTGTTAAAAACGCACCCTTTAATTTTGGAGAGCTTTCAAGACTGCTCAGTAACCTGCTTGCTGAGAATATCTTTGGAATAGAGCGCTACTTCTGTCCAAACACTCCGATACATCGGTTTATTATCAAAAAATCGACAAAACTTGATCTTGATTCAAAAAAAATCGTCTCACTCATAAATGATCCAAGAAGAGAGAAAAAACTGGAGCTTGTGCTAATAGAGCTTCTGACCAATGCAATATTTTACGGGGTGCGCAACGAACCCCCCGATGCAAAGGAATTATGGGATCACCGCTTTGAGCTCTCTGAGGAGCTTGCGGTAGAGGTTTTGGTCGGGGCCGATGATGAAAAGTACATTATTGCCGTTAAAGACAAGGGAGGGAGACTTAAAAAAAGAGATGTCCTCTACTGGTTAAACAGGCAAATTGCCCTGGATGACTCCGGTGTTCCGCTGGGGCTTTTTGACTCCCACGGTCGTGGGCTTTTTATAGCCCGCAGATATATCGACAGGCTCATAATCAATATCGATAAAGATAAGCAGACAGAAGTGGTAATGTTTAATTATATTAACAGTACTTACGATGGACACAAGCCACTTTATATAAATGAAATATGA
- a CDS encoding Glycine cleavage system H protein: MIPADRKYTDSHEWVLVEGDSATIGITEHAQDSLGDITFIELPDTGKKVQKGAECGVVESVKAASDIFSPLTGEVEEINDKLTTSPELINSDPYGDGWFFKVKNLSASEIESLMDSAAYEKYLETL, from the coding sequence ATGATACCAGCAGACAGAAAATACACCGATTCTCACGAATGGGTTTTGGTCGAAGGCGATAGTGCCACCATAGGTATAACCGAACACGCACAGGATTCTCTGGGTGATATCACTTTTATAGAGCTTCCGGATACAGGAAAAAAAGTTCAAAAAGGAGCCGAGTGCGGCGTTGTTGAGTCGGTAAAGGCTGCCAGTGACATTTTCTCACCACTAACAGGAGAAGTTGAGGAAATTAATGACAAACTAACCACATCACCAGAGCTTATCAACAGTGATCCGTATGGTGATGGATGGTTTTTCAAGGTCAAAAACCTGAGTGCATCCGAAATTGAATCACTCATGGATTCTGCTGCATACGAGAAATATCTGGAGACTCTGTAA
- a CDS encoding DJ-1/YajL/PfpI superfamily protein (DJ-1/YajL/PfpI superfamily, includes chaperone protein YajL (former ThiJ), parkinsonism-associated protein DJ-1, peptidases PfpI, Hsp31) — protein MPRAIIVLADGFEELEAVACIDLLRRSPVEVCIAGLDSLTITGSHEIRLEADMLLENHTPGFDALILPGGMPGTKNLAHSTPLKEVIIKADHEKKLLAAICAAPTVLYSAGVLKNKKATCYPGFEKQFSETIFVEKPVVRDEHIITSRGAGTAIPFSLEIIKYICGSEHSEKIASSILYEQS, from the coding sequence ATGCCCAGGGCCATTATTGTATTGGCAGATGGATTTGAGGAGCTGGAAGCTGTTGCATGCATAGACTTGCTGAGAAGATCACCTGTTGAAGTATGTATTGCGGGACTCGATTCGCTTACAATCACCGGAAGTCATGAAATAAGATTGGAAGCAGATATGCTACTTGAAAACCATACTCCCGGTTTCGATGCGCTGATATTGCCGGGAGGAATGCCCGGGACAAAAAACCTTGCTCATTCAACCCCTTTAAAAGAGGTAATCATAAAAGCAGATCATGAAAAAAAGCTGCTTGCTGCCATATGTGCCGCACCAACGGTTCTATACAGTGCCGGTGTCCTTAAAAATAAAAAGGCGACCTGCTATCCCGGGTTTGAGAAACAATTTTCTGAAACTATATTTGTGGAAAAACCGGTTGTAAGGGATGAGCACATAATCACAAGCCGGGGTGCCGGTACGGCTATCCCTTTCTCTCTTGAAATTATAAAGTATATTTGCGGAAGTGAACACTCCGAAAAAATAGCATCCTCCATACTGTACGAACAAAGTTAA